From Trichoplusia ni isolate ovarian cell line Hi5 chromosome 8, tn1, whole genome shotgun sequence, one genomic window encodes:
- the LOC113496436 gene encoding larval cuticle protein F1-like has translation MQTIVAFTALLACAAAAPGLLVAHQPAVVAVHTPVVHAVPVVGSKTTITKSSQVVNHGSPVHAVHAVHTPVVAASPVVVKTVHAAPVVHAVHAAPVVHTVHAAPVVHAVHAAPVVHAAPLIVKTAPTAVTHSSSSVVHHGHVVKSVPLIAVHH, from the exons ATGCAGACCATT GTCGCTTTCACCGCCCTCCTGGcttgcgccgccgccgcccccggCCTCCTGGTTGCCCACCAGCCCGCCGTCGTGGCCGTGCACACCCCGGTCGTTCACGCTGTCCCAGTAGTGGGCTCCAAGACCACCATCACCAAGTCTAGCCAGGTCGTGAACCATGGCTCCCCCGTGCACGCCGTACACGCCGTCCACACCCCGGTGGTTGCTGCTTCCCCTGTGGTTGTTAAGACCGTTCACGCCGCTCCCGTGGTCCACGCCGTGCACGCCGCCCCCGTGGTGCACACCGTCCACGCCGCCCCCGTCGTACACGCCGTCCACGCCGCCCCCGTCGTTCACGCCGCTCCCCTCATCGTGAAGACCGCTCCCACCGCCGTGACCCACTCCTCCAGCTCCGTCGTCCACCACGGTCATGTCGTCAAGTCCGTCCCCCTCATCGCTGTCCACCACTAA